The genomic window TAAAGAGGCTAACTTACGTGCTGCAAGGCACACAATCGAAGGCTGCTGCCGCTACCATCATTGTGAATCCAAATACTTTAAAGGCTAGTTTGACTGTTCAGAGTTTGCCGCTTTTACCATCTGGAAAAACTTACGTGCTGTGGACGGTGCTCAAACCAGAAGCTCCTTTTACAAAAGATAGCAAGGCAGCTATTCTTACAAAAGTTTTCCAAGTAGATGATCGGGGGAACACTTCTCAGACTATTACTGTACCAGAAGTTTACCGATCGAAAGATTTAGTCGTGAACGTTGCTGTTACCGTTGAAGATGCAGCAATGCCACAGAACCATGTAGGAGATCCTGTCCTTATAGCAAAGTTATAGAAGTTCCTGCTTTATGCCTAGTGCAGGGCGATCGCTCCTTTAAAGGATGTCTGAGAAGTCTAGATTGTTATCCGATCCGCCCCCTAAATCCCCCATTCTGGGGGACTTTGAAGAAGGACTGGTGCGGAAGTCCCCCAGAATGGGGGGTTGGGGGGCGAGTGTAAGAATCCTTGATACTTCTCAAACATCCTCTTAGAGCCAAAAAACTGATCGAGCTTATATATCCGAGAGGATTAAATTGGGTAAATCCTCTCGGGTTGGGTTAAGCAGCCATGTCAAACAGCAGCACTTCGGCATCTTGGGCTGAGTGCAAGGTAATCATTGATTCTTGAGCGATCGCCGCTCCATCGCCAGCCGTCAGAACTTGGTCATTGAGTTGCAGAGTTCCGCGTGCCACCTGCAACCAAGCCACTCGTCCGGGAGCAAATGCATAATCCACAGTTTCACCTTCTGACAAAGTGGCAGCATAGAAATCGACATTTTGGTGAATGGTTATCGATCCATCACGCCCATCACGAGAACCCACAAGCCTCAACTTGCCTTGTTTTTCAGCGATCGCAAAGTTTTTTTGCTCATACCCTGGCTCAATCCCTTTATCCTCAGGCAAAATCCAGATTTGTAGGAAATGCACAGGTTCAGTTTTAGAGGCGTTATATTCGCTATGTCGAATTCCAGTGCCCGCAGACATCCGCTGTATATCTCCAGGACGAATCACCGACCCAGTGCCAATGCTATCTTTGTGCTCTAATGCGCCTTCAAGAACATAAGAAATGATTTCCATATCTTGATGTCCATGGGTTGGAAACCCTTGCCCTGCAATCACTTTGTCTTCGTTAATGACGCGCAAATCAGCAAAACCCATGTGGTTAGAGTCGTGATATTGACCAAAAGAAAAGGTATGGTGGCTATCAAGCCAACCAAAGTTAGCTGTGCCCCGAGCTTGAGCAGGTCGAATTGTAATCATTTTAGGTTCCTCCTTTTTTCAGTAAGTGACTTGTTTTAGGAACACTCTGATTATGCATTGAATCTAAATGAAAGACAATATTCTTTTTTATGTGCATACTGTCTCTCGATTAGATACAATGCTAGACACATGCCATCCCATACCCAGGGTTTTAGAAACGTGTAATTTACCTAAAATGTGCAAGATAAATGTGCAAGATATTGTTCAAGTCAGCAACATCCAATATCGAATGAGCGATCGCTGTCATGGATAAGTTTGAACAGATGCGTGCCTTTACTCAAGTGGTTGTTTCCGGCGGTTTTGCTGCCGCCGCCCGTCATATGGGACAGTCGCGATCGGCAGTGAATAAGCTTGTGATTGCACTGGAGAACGAACTGGGTGTGCAACTGTTATATCGCAGTACGCGGGTGGTCAATCCTACTGAAACCGGGTTAGCTTTTTACAATCATTGTGTGGAAATTTTGTCTAGCTTGGAAGAAGCAGAGCGATCGGTCATGCAGCTTCAGGTCGAACCTAAAGGTAAATTACGGGTTAATGCTCCTATGACTTTTGGCACAATGTACCTTGCTCCGGCTTTAGCTGAATTCTTAGTGCAATATCCTGACCTCCAGGTGCAACTCACACTCAACGATCGCTTCGTAGACCCTATAGAAGAAGGCTTTGACGTGACGATTCGCATTGCCGAACCGCAACCAAATGCCACTTTATTGGTGCAGCCTTTAGCTCCTGCTCAACGGGTGTTGTGTGCTTCTCCAACCTATTTAGAAACCCATGCAACCTTAACCCATCCCACAGAACTGCGTAACCATTCCTGCTTACATTACGGACAAATGGCGATCGAGAATCGGTGGACGTTGACAGGAGCAGAGGGCGACCATACTGTGATTGTTCAAGGCATGTTGTGCTCGAATAATGGTGAAGTGCTGAGAGAAGCTGCGATCCGGGGATTGGGAATTACTCTTTTACCTCGGTTTATTGTGGAACATTCCCTCCAGAAGGGGGCGTTGCAAATTGTGCTACCCAGTTATCGTCCCGCTGAACTTTCTGTTGATATTCTGTATCCAGTGAATCGCCATTTATCGACTAAAATTCGGCTACTGGTTGGTTTTCTAAAAGAACGCTTTGCACAGTAATTAAGAGGCTCCTTCTAATTGGTTTGAGGCGCGTTCATGCCTACTAGAAATCTCTATCTTCTGTCAAACCAACCATCACCTTCAGCGTTTGCACGTGATAGCGCTGCTATAATCTGCTCTAATAATTGAGCAATTAATTTTGGTTTCCTACCTGCATTAATGCCGTAAGGCTTGCTTAAAAACTTTTCTATCTCTCTGGATGGATTAAACTTTAATCCATCTCTGACGACACTGAAAGAGCAGGTTAAGTTGCTGCTTAATTTCTTTATTAAGTGGTCAGAACTCTAAGAGGTGAAATATGGTATTGGGTAATTCTGATTCAGGCTCTGATTTAGGAGAGAAGGCACTCAGTAAAGTGGTAGAAGTAGGTCTTGCGAGTCAGTTGGACGAAGTAGGAGATATTGAAGTAGATATTCGGACTGATCCTGGAAAACTTGTTCAAGGGAAATTGGATTCTATTAACATCTCGGCTAAGGGGCTAGTCATCAAGCAAGATTTGCGACTTGAGACGCTAGAAGTTAGCACAGATGAGGTTGCGATTAATCCGCTCAGCGCAATCTTTGGCAACATTGAACTTAATCACTCAACAGATGCCGAAGCTAGAATTGTTTTAACTGAGGCAGATATTAATCGTGCTTTTAGCTCAGATTTTATTCAAGAAAAGTTGCAGGGCTTGACAATGAGTATGGAAGGGCATCCTGTAACCGTTGATATTCAGAAAGCGACTATAATGCTGCCTGGTGAGAACAAGTTTGTGATCAGTGCTGACTTTTTGTTAAAAGAGCAAGGTGAAGTAAAAAAACTTTCAGCAACTGCCATTCCTCAAATTCAAGAAAATGGGCAGCAGATCTCTTTGGAAATTTTAGCGGCTGAAGGAAAAGGTTTAACTCTAGAACTAGTGCTTGCTATCTTTAAGCAACTTACAGCTTCATTAGATCTGCGAAATCTAGATATTCCAGGTATGTCTTTCCAGGTGCGCCAATTAGACGCTCAAGAAGGTAGATTGGTCATTGACGCTATGACTCAAATTGAACAGGTTCCTTCTGCTTAAGCTTCGGCAATGCTTAAATTTCCACTGGAAATGACAGGTTTCAAGTGGTGTGGTAGAGGCAGTAACACAAATTATTCTTCGTTACGGGTAGTTGTTTACACTGACTTGTGGGGCGTTGGACGAGCCGAGATTAGTCTTGGGAATTTAGTTAGTAATTTATCTAGTGCGATTGAACTGACAGTTTTGAGGCTGTCTGAGCAGGTTGTGAGGACGATCGCAACCCAACGTCCGGGTGCTGCAAGATAATCAGGCTCAACCATAGCTATAAGAGGTTGTCTGAGAAGTCTAGATTGCTATCCGATCCGCCCCCTAAATCCCCCATTCTGAGGGACTTTGAAGGAGGACTGGTTCGGAAGTCCCTCAGAATGGGGGGTTGGGGGGCGAGTGTAAGAATCTTTGATACTTCTCAGACATCCTCTAAAGCAAATGCTAGAGTTTGAAGATGCTTCTAAGTGGCTAAACTCAAATAAATGTAAGATGCTGTCTAGATTCAACAGCTGTTCAGAATGGTCTATCTTTGTTTGACTTAAGTCGTTCTACCGACTCACTTAAAAGTAGTTGTAATATGTATAACATTGCGAATTCAGTAGTGCTTAGGAAGTTAATATCTACCCATTATGGGCATCCTACATTCAGTAATTAGTAGATTTTTTCTTTTCTGCAATGAAAACTCATCGCCCCTGCAAACGTAGGGCATTTCCCTTACAGTTTGTTCTCGTTGTTCCCTTCGTTCTCCAAATTTTTGCAGCTGTTGGTTTAGTCGGTTATTTGTCCTTTAAGAATGGACAGAGAGCGGTTAATGACTTGGCAGAGCAGTTGATGGATCGCACAAGTGACGTTGTTAATGAACACCTGAAATCTTATCTTACAATTCCTCAAGCCCTCAACCAAATTAATGCAGATGCTATCCGTCGTGGAATTCTAGAGGTACGCGATCGGGAACTAGTTGGCAAGTATTTCTGGGATCAGATTCAGGCGTATGACTTAACCTATATTGGCATTGGCTTATCGACAGGGGGAGGAATTGCAGCAGCCCGTTACGACGGTAAGACTATTACTATTGATGATTGGACAACTGAACCCTCTAAAACCAATACCAACTACGCTACAGATACACAAGGTAATCGCACTCAAATTAATGCCACCTGGGATTGGGACAATTTTAGTGAACCCTGGTATACCGAGCCTATTGCTGCGGGTAAACCGATTTGGGCAAAGATTCAGACTTCAAATCTTCCAACGGGGCCTTACATTGCTGCCTCTGCCAGTCGTCCTATCTATAATTCGCAAAACCAATTGTTAGGAATGATTGCAGTCGATATCCACCTGCTAAAACTTAGTAATTTCTTACGGAATTTGAATATTAGTCAGGCTGGAGAGATCTTTGTTGTAGAGCGGGATGGTACCCTGATCGCTAACTCTAGCATAGAGAAGCCCTTTACAATCAGTAGCGAGAAAGTTCAGCGATTGAGGGCAACCAACAGTTCTAATCCCACGATTCAGACGATCGCCAAACATCTTCAAGCGTCTAAGGGGCTTCAATCCATTGCTCAAGATACCGACTTTCAGCTTAAAGTGCAGGATGAAAGAAATTTCGTTAATGTTGTACCTTGGCGAGATCAGTATGGCTTAGACTGGCTTGTAGTCGTAAGTGTGCCAGAAACCACATTCATGGCACAGATTAATGCCAATACGCATACCACAATCGCACTTTGTTTCAGTGCATTAGTGGTTTCCTCGCTTATTGGTGTGTTTACATCTCGTTGGATTGCGCGTCCAATTCTTCGCCTAAATAGGGCAAGCGAGTCAATAGCGTCTGGCAACTTAGATCAGATGGTAGAGACGAGCGATATTCAAGAATTCAACACGCTGTCCCACTCCTTTAACCACATGGCAGGTCAAATGCGCGGCTCGTTTGCTGCATTAGAGAAAAGTAACGAAGAATTGGAAGACCGAGTAGAAGAACGCACAGCCGAACTTAAAAACACACTGGAGGAATTACAGCGGACTCAATCTCAAGTGATTCAGAGCGAAAAAATGTCGAGTTTGGGACAGCTTGTTGCAGGAGTTGCCCACGAGATTAATAATCCGGTCAACTTTATTCACGGTAACCTAATCTATGTCCAGGAGTACATTGAGAGTTTATTAGGATTTGTGCAGTTACAGCAGCAGTATGATCTTAATCCTGCTCCTGAAATTCAAGTGGCGGCTGAGGATATCGACCTAGAGTTTTTGCAGAAAGACCTACCGAAAATGTTGGCTTCTATGAAGCTAGGAACCGATCGCATTCGCCAAATTGTGCTGTCGTTGCGAAGCTTCTCCCGTATGGATGAAGCTGAATTTAAGGCAGCTGATATTCATGAAGGGATTGACAGCACCCTAATGATTTTGCAACATCGCCTCAAAGCTAGATCCGAACGACCAGAAATTGAAATCGTTAAGGATTACGCTGCCCTACCCCTTGTAGAATGTTATCCTGGACAGCTTAACCAAGTATTTATGAATATTTTGGTGAACGCTATTGATGCGATCGAAGAGAGCAATGCTAATTGCACCTATCAGAAGATTAAAGAGCATCCTAATCGAATTACAATTCGCACGTCGATTGTAGAGACTGCATGGGTAGAAATGGCGATCGTTGATAACGGAGTTGGGATTCCTAAAGAGGTTCAGTCACGAATATTTGATCCCTTTTTTACAACTAAATCGATCGGAAAAGGCACCGGAATGGGAATGTCCATTAGCTACCAAATTATTACAGAAAGACATGGTGGCAAATTAGAGTGCTTCTCAACGCCCGGTAAAGGAAGTGAGTTCATTATTTGGATTCCTCTCCAACAACGGGCTAGGTCAGCAGTTTAATAAGAGGCTGGTTGTCAGCAAATATTTGAGTTATTTCCTAACAAATAATTCTGTGGGCTAGCTATAGGCTAACTGTGGGCTAACTAGGGGCTAACATTGTCCACTACTTGTTGCCGATTATCTCTTCATCAATCGAGCAATTCTTAATGAGTCGAGTGCATTAGCGTTACTACGCTTCGCTGCTTGCTCTGGTCAACTTTTAGATAACCACGGACTTATAGGTTCAAAACAGGTATCCTACTTTTGGAAGATATGGCACAGGCTGCTATTACTACTCTCGACTAACTTCTCAATTCTATTCTGAACTCAAAGTACAAAACAAGGAAAAATTCGTATGTTGCGAAAATTGTTACGGTTGGCACTTGTGCTAGTTATCCTGTTTACAGGTGCGATCGCTTTCTCCAATCTCGATCCATTGAGTCGTGCTGAGGCTCAACCTCAGCTTAATCTAACCGTTTCTGCTCAAGAAACAGAAGAGTTCCGTCAGTTGTTAGTGGATTACTACGCTGCCTGGAGTACTCCAACTGATAAACCTTGGACTATTGCACGGGTAGAGAAGTTTTATCAGCAGAATGGTCGAGTGTTTGGCTTTGATATAAGTCCCCCTGCTAAAGGGTTTCAAGGCTGGGAGGATTACAAACGCGAATTGACAACAATCATGAGCAATTATTCTAAACTTACAGTGACACTGGGCGATCGCTTCTTGGTTTATCGCAATGGCAATGTTGTTTGGGTAGTTTCAACTTTCGATAGTTTAGGAACGCTCAAAAATGGCTCATCCATTAGCGGGAGTGGGCGAAATACTTTGATTTGGGAGCGAGTGGGCGACCAGTGGTTAATTGCCCATGAGCATGTTTCAACACCCATAGTTCCATAATCGACGTTGGTACAGGCTTAGGGGCGATCGCTTAAAACAGCATATTGAAGTACAAGGGCATTGGAGTCCTAGCAATGGCAATTGGGTTGACTTCAATCAAGGGAGTTGCAATTAAATAACGCCCCGAACTGCCCCCTAAATCCCCCATTCTGGGGAACTTTGAAAGGTTCGGAAGTCCCCCAGAATGGGGGATTTAGGGGGCTGAAAAGTCAATGCATTTCACTGGTGTTTTATTTTCACGCAACTCCCCAACCTGAGAACTTTTCAATGGTAAAACCGACAATCTCAAAATGGTGTTACTGAATGAAAGTATGAATCTAAATCAAAGCCCCTTTCCTGAAGGAAAGGGGTTGGGGGAGAGGTCTATCTGCTGTATTGCCGACTTAACCAGTCAAACAAAGAGAAACTGTTACTGCTCTAGACTGTACTTTTTATGAGATACGCCAAGGTATTACGCAAGTGGTGGAGCTAAAAATCCGCTGTGGATAAACTGCTGGAAGTACGTTGTGAGAAGAATATCGTCTATGGCTGGATAAGGGGCTGATAAGCTTGCCAGTTCATCGACAAGAGGTTGACAGTCAAACTGAATTGAGTGGGTTTGAAAATAGATTTCGGGTATGGTCATTTGCTGCCCGGTTACTTTCTCAAACAAGAATGTTGAGAACGGATGCAGGGCATTTTCTGGTTGATGCTGAATGTGCTCTTTGATTTCTGCAATCCACTGTTCATAGGGAATTTCTTGAATAGAATAGCCAAATTTATTCATCCAATTTACCAATTGATGCCATGAAATAGTATGGGGATTGGAGAAGTTGAACGCTTTCTCTGAAGCAGTGTTTTGCAAGGAAAGATGAACGATCGCCTGACTGATATAGTCAATGGGTGTGAGATCTACGGGCATCCGCCAATTTGGAGCAATTCCCATCTGAATACATCCTTTAATTAAGCTGCGGAAGAAGTCGCTGGAATTACAAATTCCTGTTTGGCTGTGTCCTTCAATCCAAGCAGGACGGTAAACAGTACTCGGAATGCCGCGGGTTTGGGCGATCGCCAATAGTTTCTCGGCAACCCATTTGCTTTGAGTATAGCCATATAATCCTTCTGAAGGTTCTGGTTGCTCCTGTCGAATAATTTGCCCATTTTGATAGGCGATCGGAGAGAACACGCCGAGAGTTGAAACAAAATGGACAGGCTTCACCTTCACTTGAGCCGCCAATCTCAATATTTCTTCACTGCTTAGGACATTAACTGCTTTCAGGGCTGAGTAGGGGTAGATAAAGTTCACAAAGCCGCCGCTGTGATAAATGCTGTCGAGGGTAGCGGCTAAAGCACGAAACTGCTCAGCCGATAATCCTAACAGCGGCAGCGATAGATCTCCCAAAACCGGAATAATTCTGGAAGCTTGATCCGGCTGCCAGAGGGAGTAGCTAGCTAGATTACGCTGGAGCCTCTGCGCTCCTGCTTCAATGGTAGCGGCTCTCACCAAACAGTGGACGGTTGCTTGAGTTTGCTCTAACAATTCATGCAGCAGGAACGCTCCCAAAAATCCGGTTGCACCTGTTAACAAGACATTGGCAGGTGGGTGAGCAGGTTTCTCTAACGTTCCCTTAGGGAAAATAGTGGGATCTAAGACTGCCTCTGCCCTCAGGTCAAGGGCTGCATGAGCTTGGTTTGCAGCGTGACCCGATTGGCGATCGCCAATTACCGTTGCCAAACTTTGAATGGTAGGAGTGTTAAAAACATTGAATAGCGAAAGCTCTACATTAAAAGCGGACTGTACCTGAGCAACCATTTGAGCAATTAGCAGAGAGTGCCCACCCAATTCAAAAAAGTTATCTTCAATGCCTACTTGAGCAATTCCCAGAATCTCAGCCCAAATCTCGTTTAACTGCTTTTCAATAGGAGTCCGAGGGGCAATGAAGGTATGCGAAACGGAGCGCTCTCGGCTAGGGGCAGGCAATGCTTGGCGATCGACTTTGCCGTTGGGGGTAAGTGGCAGGGCATCTAATACTACAAAGGCTGAGGGCATCATGTAGTCGGGCAATGCTGCTCGTACCAGTGTCTGTAACTCTGGAATAAAGTGATGGGTTCCCTGAAAAGGCGTGTTTGCATAGTGCTGCCATGACTGCAAATTGGGCTGTAGGCTCTCGGCGGAAGGCGGCTGCACTTCAAGGGCGCGATCGCTACAAGACCTCTGAAATTCTGTATTCTGAAATTCTACATCATAGCTGCCATCGTTCTGATTGGCTGCCCAAGTGATAGAGACGCGGTAGGGCGAATTCTGCTCTAGCTGCCACCAGTCCTCTGGGTCAATCCCTGCTGCAATGGGCAAATTTTGCAAAGCTTGACGAAGCATTCCTACGGTGTCTAACTGAGAATTGTCTTTTAATTGTTGTAGGGCTGCTATCTCTGTTGAGAGCCGCGAGTTAGGAATATGAGATAGCCTAAAACAACTGGGTTGCTTCGTTTCTAGCAGTTGATGAATGGCAGAAACGGTGAAGTCTGGCTGCCATTGCCAATCAGGTAAGATATGTTCATGAGATAAGATATTGGGCGAGGGCGTTGAAGTAGACTGCGTGCCAATGTGCAGAATAACATCGTACCGAAACCGGGTAAGTTCGTTGTGACAGTGACCTCGCTTAAGCTGAATTTCGACTCGATCGATTGCCGGAAGACGCTGTTTTAGATCTGTAAAAAAGGTTGGATCGATAAGCAGTTCACTTTCGTGAGCAACCCGCTCTCGAATGCGCTCTTGGAGGTCGGCGATCGCTAAGTCATCAGCCGCTTGATAAAGTTGTATAGAGGTATGAAACGCTTGTAGTAGCGGCAAGCTGCGAACATCGCCAATAAAGATAGAACCTCCTGGATTTAACTGCTTTAGGGTTTGCTCCAGAACTTTCACTAGATACTCAATGGAGGGAAAATACTGAACAACAGAGTTAATAATAACCGTATCAAAAGCGTTAATTTTCAAGTGATCAAGAGTATCTGCGGCTCGGTTATCCAACTGCACATGAAACCATTGTTCATTGAGTATTAGATGCTCTCTAATATGTTTTATTGCTGTTTCTGAGGGGTCAATTCCCAAGTAATGCTCACAGTGAGGCGCAATGCGGAATAGCAGGAGTCCTGTCCCACAGCCGATCTCTAAAACCCGCTGTGGATGCAGAGATAGAATTCTCGTTACGGTGTGGTCAACCCACTCTTGCATCTCCTCGGCGGCAGTCAAAGAGCGCGTGTAGCTGTTGTTCCAGCCAGAAATATTGAAGGTAGCATCCTGACCTGAAAAAGACTGGCTATAGGCAGCATCCCAAATTTTTTGCCACTGTTGGGTCTGCTGTTGGTAAGGTAGAGACTGAGTGTCGGGCGATCGCATCACGACGTAAGCCACTAAACGTGAGTCGCCAGGGGTATCTTCACGGGCAAGCACCACAGTTTCCCGAACGGCTGAATGTTGACAAATGGTGGATTCAATATCTCCTAATTCAATTCGGAAACCGCGAATTTTAACCTGATGATCAACCCGACCCATGTACTCGATGCTGCCATCTGGCAGATAACGGGCAAGATCTCCAGTTTTGTAAACGGATTCAAGATTCCTTAGGCTTGAGGGAGGCAAGAATGATCGCAATGGATTGGGAATGAACCGCTCTTGCGTTAGCTCATCACGATTGAGATATCCCCTCGCTAAACCCAGCCCTCCGATACAAATCTCACCTGGCACACCAATTGGCACAGGTTCGATCGCGCCTGTTTCTGGGTGATGAGGATTTAACAGATAGAGTTGGGTGTTGGCGATCGCCCTACCCAAAGGCACAGGCTTGTCTCCAGGCTGTACCTGGTGAACCGCAGACCAGATCGTAGTTTCGGTCGGCCCATACATGTTCCAGAGAGACTGACTTCTGACCAAAAGCTGATCTGCCAGTTCGCGAGGAAGTGCCTCACCGCCACACAGAATCTTAAGCCGTGAATTTCCCTGCCATCCTGCTGCCAATAACAACCGCCAGGTTGCCGGAGTGGCTTGCATGACAGTGGTGCCAGACTGTTCAATTAAATCAGCAAGCTGTCTAGCGTCCATCGTCGCCTCACGGCTTGCTATAACGACGCAAGCTCCGACAACTAGCGGCAAATAAATTTCTAGAGCAGCAATATCGAAGCAAATCGTCGTGACCGATAGCAAAATATCCTGTGCCGTTAATCCTGGCTCCTGACCCATGGAATGCAGCAAGTTTGTCAGGGCACGATGGGAGATTTGCACTCCTTTAGGTTTGCCTGTAGAACCAGAAGTATAAATGGTGTAAGCCAGATGCTCGGCAGTGATTTGGCTAATGGGATTGTCAAAACTGCAATTGTCAGAACTGCGATCGTTAGAACTTTCATTAGTTGCTCTATCGCAGTTGTCATCTAGACAAACTATCTGTGCGGCAGTTGGGGGCAATGTTTTTAGCAGCGATCGCTCTGTTACCAACACTGCAACCTGAGAGTCTTCTAGCATAAAAGCGATACGGGCTTGAGGGTAAGCCGGATCAAGAGGCACATAAGCCCTACCTGCTTTGAGAATGCCCAGCAGCCCCACGACAAGATCGAGCGATCGCGTCAGGCAGAGTCCCACCAGGGTGTCGGGTTTCACTCCGATTGCTTGTAGATGATGCGCCAGTTGATTGGCTTGCTGATTTAGCGCCTGGTAAGTCAACTGTTGTTCTGCGTACTGCACGGCGATCGCGTGGGGAGTTCGTTCTGCCTGTGCCTCAAATAGCTGATGCACTCCCAGTAGCGGAATCTCTGTGGCAGTGTCATTCCACGCTTCAATCTGCTGTCGCTCGGCAGCGGAAAGAATGCCAATACGCGCCAGTCGCTGATCGGCATTGGCAATTACCCCGGCTAGCAAGTTGTGGAAATGCTCAGCCATGCGGGCGATCGTCGTCGCGTCAAACAAATCGGTGCTGTACTCAAAGTAGCCCTTAAGTCCCTCAGGGGTTTCGGCAAGTTCTAAAAACAAGTCAAACTTCGCTGTCTGGTTATCAAGATCGAGGCGGGTGAGGGCGAGAGGCGCTGTCCAGCCAGAAGTCGGCGTATTTTGTAAATTAAATAGAACTTGAAAGAGCGGATTTTGGGTGAGGGTGCGATCGGGCTGGAGAGCCTGCACCACTTCTTCAAAAGGTACGTCCTGATTGGAATAGGCTGCTAGTGTTACTGCCTGCACCCGATGCAGCAGTTCTCGAAAATTAGGTGCCCCTGATACATCGGTTCGCAAAACCAAAGTGTTGGCAAAGAAGCCCAGCATTGTTTCCAGTTCAGAGCGATGGCGGTTTGCCACCAGTGAACCGACCCTAATATCGGTTTGCCCACTATAGCGCGCGAGCAGGGCTTGAAATGCTGCTAACAGAGTCATAAATAGGGTAGCCCC from Timaviella obliquedivisa GSE-PSE-MK23-08B includes these protein-coding regions:
- a CDS encoding amino acid adenylation domain-containing protein translates to MGTCDLGQEPLAVHQYFEAQVAHTADAIALEFADQQLTYQTLNERSNQLAHYLQALKLQPNSRIGLCLERSPEMIVALLAILKIGAAYVPLDASYPSERLAYMLENAQVSVLLTQSQLVKTLPTQDRQVICVDADREAIAAHSSQNLDVEVTPNQLAYVIYTSGSTGQPKGVMMPHRALVNLIAWQRQDSTVHTGRSLQFSPISFDVSFQEIFSTLAAGGTLVLIPDETRRDPQSLLKFLDDAAIERLFLPFIALQQLAEVAKVKSIVPKHLCEVITAGEALRITDAIAHWFTALTHCTLSNQYGPSESHVVTAYTLTGHPKTWSLLPAIGKPIPNTQIYLLDEQLQPVPSGAPGEVYIGGVCLAQGYLNRPDLTSDRFITNPHTANPHTTDQETRLYKTGDLARYLPDGNLEYLGRIDQQVKIRGFRIEPGEIESVLEQHPDIREAVVAAREDVPGDKRLVAYIVTADNDSADNDGAADNSAADNSADNVRNLAQTLTAKELRQFLKSRLPEYMVPSRFVYVDRFPLTPSGKVDRLSLLKDHPVVPVPSQRLGAEIASPQTDTEVLLTQIWGDVLGLEAIGIDDNFLELGGHSLLAVQVLSRIHDALQVELPLRHLFEAPTIRSLAQVVEAAHQDTTPSPRVLLKPLDRNGHLPLASVQEPLWFLDQLVPHHPFYSVPEAFRLTGQINVAALEQSLQEIVKRHEVLRSTFEIAEGKPVQVVHLAPNLRLLRVVDLRDSDPDQRESEAWQWINKEAKIPFNLAKDLLLRATLYRLEDSESILFLNQHHIICDGWSISILLQELSLLYATFAAGHDSPLPALSVQYADFAVWQRQWLRDEVRSQQLNYWKQQLGGDLPILQLPSDRLRPHVLTYQGARHFLSLPSALTQKLKDLSRQEGATLFMTLLAAFQALLARYSGQTDIRVGSLVANRHRSELETMLGFFANTLVLRTDVSGAPNFRELLHRVQAVTLAAYSNQDVPFEEVVQALQPDRTLTQNPLFQVLFNLQNTPTSGWTAPLALTRLDLDNQTAKFDLFLELAETPEGLKGYFEYSTDLFDATTIARMAEHFHNLLAGVIANADQRLARIGILSAAERQQIEAWNDTATEIPLLGVHQLFEAQAERTPHAIAVQYAEQQLTYQALNQQANQLAHHLQAIGVKPDTLVGLCLTRSLDLVVGLLGILKAGRAYVPLDPAYPQARIAFMLEDSQVAVLVTERSLLKTLPPTAAQIVCLDDNCDRATNESSNDRSSDNCSFDNPISQITAEHLAYTIYTSGSTGKPKGVQISHRALTNLLHSMGQEPGLTAQDILLSVTTICFDIAALEIYLPLVVGACVVIASREATMDARQLADLIEQSGTTVMQATPATWRLLLAAGWQGNSRLKILCGGEALPRELADQLLVRSQSLWNMYGPTETTIWSAVHQVQPGDKPVPLGRAIANTQLYLLNPHHPETGAIEPVPIGVPGEICIGGLGLARGYLNRDELTQERFIPNPLRSFLPPSSLRNLESVYKTGDLARYLPDGSIEYMGRVDHQVKIRGFRIELGDIESTICQHSAVRETVVLAREDTPGDSRLVAYVVMRSPDTQSLPYQQQTQQWQKIWDAAYSQSFSGQDATFNISGWNNSYTRSLTAAEEMQEWVDHTVTRILSLHPQRVLEIGCGTGLLLFRIAPHCEHYLGIDPSETAIKHIREHLILNEQWFHVQLDNRAADTLDHLKINAFDTVIINSVVQYFPSIEYLVKVLEQTLKQLNPGGSIFIGDVRSLPLLQAFHTSIQLYQAADDLAIADLQERIRERVAHESELLIDPTFFTDLKQRLPAIDRVEIQLKRGHCHNELTRFRYDVILHIGTQSTSTPSPNILSHEHILPDWQWQPDFTVSAIHQLLETKQPSCFRLSHIPNSRLSTEIAALQQLKDNSQLDTVGMLRQALQNLPIAAGIDPEDWWQLEQNSPYRVSITWAANQNDGSYDVEFQNTEFQRSCSDRALEVQPPSAESLQPNLQSWQHYANTPFQGTHHFIPELQTLVRAALPDYMMPSAFVVLDALPLTPNGKVDRQALPAPSRERSVSHTFIAPRTPIEKQLNEIWAEILGIAQVGIEDNFFELGGHSLLIAQMVAQVQSAFNVELSLFNVFNTPTIQSLATVIGDRQSGHAANQAHAALDLRAEAVLDPTIFPKGTLEKPAHPPANVLLTGATGFLGAFLLHELLEQTQATVHCLVRAATIEAGAQRLQRNLASYSLWQPDQASRIIPVLGDLSLPLLGLSAEQFRALAATLDSIYHSGGFVNFIYPYSALKAVNVLSSEEILRLAAQVKVKPVHFVSTLGVFSPIAYQNGQIIRQEQPEPSEGLYGYTQSKWVAEKLLAIAQTRGIPSTVYRPAWIEGHSQTGICNSSDFFRSLIKGCIQMGIAPNWRMPVDLTPIDYISQAIVHLSLQNTASEKAFNFSNPHTISWHQLVNWMNKFGYSIQEIPYEQWIAEIKEHIQHQPENALHPFSTFLFEKVTGQQMTIPEIYFQTHSIQFDCQPLVDELASLSAPYPAIDDILLTTYFQQFIHSGFLAPPLA